TTTTCTGGACCATGGATGTCATTGAGAATCAGAATTGCTACAATCAATCCGTAAATGGCAATAATACCAGCCATAATGACAGGAATAATCGACTTCATGATCAATTCTGGCCTCATCACCGACATGGCTGCGATACCAGTGCCAGATTTCGCTGTTCCATAAGCCGCTCCCAAtgctaaaaattacaaaatatcactCAAATATTGTCTCGTACGAGTAGaacaaaaatcagttttggaACTGAGGCGaataataaatttacaaatcCGTCAATTCGCCATTTGGGGTGTGGTAAGTAATTAGGCGACGTCATGTTTTCACCACGTTATGAAGATTAtgaaccatttcaaattttatttctttttattattaataCAGAGGCTAAAACACTTTCTAGACGCTTACAAAAGTGCATGCGAAATAAGCGCAATAATTTAATTATTCCATTAATTTAGACGAAATACTTACCACTCAATATTATCGCAGAAGACGAGCCCATTATACCGAAAAACGGCGTATACATCGGATTCTCTGCAGCCATCgcgaaattattgaaataatcgaatgaaatagaataaaaataactaaaaaacaATTATGTTACaaatattaatcaattttcactaCTACTTAATTAATAGCATTTCACGAtcgcgtaggtaggtaggtaggtaactaataCTGTGACTTCGAAGTACTCTCTTCATTTGTTCAACTCGCAATTCAATAAAACGCTCAATGATTCACTATGTATTAGTCGAAGTTGAAACAACGACACAAAAGATAAGCAATATTGTGACCTTTGAGTATAAATAcaatatgtattattattgtatttattcaaaatattagTGTCACTGCTCGTCTTGTTTATTATTTGTAGGAATGTTGTTTTCATCGGGTCGTTTTCGTCGTTTTAGTTTAATATGTGTGTGtctccggggggggggggggggggttacgaGCATGACCCTGGATACTCAAAGATTACGAATAATTCAACGCCAGTAGTTGAATAGTTGGATAAATGTGTGCCATATACCGAGTGCCTGATTAATTCTGGTCCTCtcaagtacatataagtaaaGTAAAAAATGGTAAAGTACTATGAactggtatcatttttttctcctatgtTTACGAATCAGCTCTCATAGgactgagaaattttttaaatgataattcTAGAAAATGGAGGGATATTATAAAAACAGAGGGGGAAGTTGAAACTGTCCACATAATATGGAAGTTTCTCGATGTTATtaccaccttccatgcaaatatccgCCCgaaagctctcgggggcaaattcctCTCTTCGACCCTTTTCATCATCGATATTCCAATCAAAAGTAtcaaattataattatgtattaattatattttttgagacAACTAATAACTAGTACAAAAGTTGACTTACAAGGGAAcatacctgaaccggcagaaacgaaaatgaacgaatcaaagctagattgaaaggggactacctcaggaccccaaatccaaaatttcaagtgctgaagttgatttcaatttttggtgaatttttgaaaattgaaaaatccaaaaaattatcaattaaaccaaaaatagaaaatagtgatgaaaattgaaattttctcgggaagtagttcagatggcgtccctaactcatttacaactatcgaaattcgcaaaacctcaattcgagtcattctggagcctccagcgattttttatcatttctccagaaacttgaaatagctctggaagggctaaaaatcaacttcagcacaattCACttcatttggggcctatgtgggttgcctttaaccaatttttgaggttgtcgcgaaaatcggcgtctgccagttcagatgtgtatttttgcccattggaaaaaatgccaaaatttgaaaatgttaaatattccatcttttgcgatgctacctatccgaaatcgagcttcGACCTATTTTTGACGTTCCGAATAGGTAAAAcccccatttcgaccattctggagcctccagcgattttttatcattcctccagaaacttgaaatagctctggaagggctaaaaatcaacttcagcataaatcactttatttggggcctatgtgggttgccttcaACCGTTTTTTGGAGTTGTCGTGAAAATCGgggtctgccggttcagatgtgtattttgccCATTGACTTGCACTTGTGCAGTACCAAGCAGGCACACATGtactttctttggaaaaaaccaCATGTTGGAGCTTGAATCAGGATAGGTAGCATCACAATAGATGGAATATTGAacaattaaacattttcaaattttgctgttTATTCATTGCGCAAGTCAATGgacaaaatacacatctgaactggcagatgtcgattttcgcgacaaccccaaaaattggttaaaggcaacccacataggcctcaaataaagttatttgtgctgaagttgatttttagccttCCAGAGCTATTTCCACGtctctggagaaatgataaaaaatcgctggaggctccagaatggtcgaaatgggggTTTTACCTATTCGGAACGTCAAAAATAGGTCgaagctcgatttcggataggtagcatcgcaaaagatggaatatttaacattttcaaattttggcattttttccaatgggcaaaaatacacatctgaactggcagacgccgattttcgcgacaaccccaaaaattggttaaaggcaacccacataggcccaaatgaagtgatttgtgctgaagttgatttttagcccttccagagctatttcaagtttctggagaaatgataaaaaatcgctggaggctccagaatgactcgaattgaggttttgcgaatttcgatagttgtaaatgagttagggacgtcatctgaactacttcccgagaaaatttcaattttcatcactattttctatttttggtttaattgataaatttttggatttttcaattttcaaaaattcaccaaaaatcgagaaatcaacttcagcacttgaaattttggatttggggtcctgaggtagtcccctttcaatctagctttgattcgttcattttcgtttctgccggttcaggtagttcccttgttagatgtCGTTAGGACGATTTGAAGAGATTCCAGTTCTACAAATAGTtcattgaagtaatttttcatattttgcaaatttttttaaagagccAAATAAAATCATGAACTGATTGAGAGATTACAATATCTATGTACATAATATCTACTGAGAAAGATAATAAGGCAATAAGTCTTATTGCCTTATTATCTTTCTCACTTcctactgaaaaaattatcagtgaAATATTCCACGAATACTGTATCCCATTTTCTAAATACGAATAagtataattttattgttttttatttgcATACCAACCAGAAAATCATTTTAGTGATATGCAACGAAAATGTgaatttgtcaacattttacaTACATATCTATAAGTCGATCAGTACAATGTCCAAAATACGTATAATAGGTTTTCTACGTCAGAATTATTTATCAGCTATCACGTCAACACTGTGCATACCTACTGTGAAAACACTACGATTTGGCGACTGGAGTAATACTCAACTATAGCTGACGTACATCAAGTAGAGTAAGGTACCTGCCCATTCAAATTCTTcgattttatgagaaattttggcCCATAACAATGAATTGAGGGTTGCCTCTCCTATTTTGAGTAAATCACGAAAATTATGATTCGATGTTAGcctcaaaattctccaaaaatgttcagaaaatatttttgtcgaaatatttgatttttttgaaaaattttaactcattttgataagtcgcatgacactttttttcaaaaattttcccctgattttgatttattctcattttttttttcaactttgaaaagctCCTTACTAGGGGACCAATGTGGTTTGAAGggccatttttttgaacttgaatagGGCTAATGTAGCTCCAttttgtagatagagaaaaaataaaaaatagggaattattttctcatccgTGGTAACAACTTTGCGGGGtgggaggtggaaaattccaactttgcaaaataaggtacaccccaATGTTCAGTCCAATTCGTACTCTTTTGAAATCcagaaaaatgtgattgaattTATGGGGGCCCTTTTAATTCGTTTGCACCTTGGCTCACGCTCACTTACCTTCCCTCCGTCCATCCCACCATCTCTCTCTACCTACGAATAAACCATACTAGAAATCCTACAACACGACAGAATGAGGCACATAGACATACACACACACGAAGCACAGGCATTCGTATTCGCTTCGATTACACACTGCTGCAGAGATGGTTATCTCAGGAGGATATCGCGGGTCCAAACCACGTTTAAAAAGTAACATTAATTCTCGACACGAGGAGTAATTGCAAGGTACCGCCGGAACGTTTCGCATTCCCATATAGTTTATAGGCGAGCGTCGGTTAAGTATTTTATCTCCGTCAAAGTAACATTTCGTGCCCACTAAACTCGCCGCACCAGCGACTCCGACTTTACTCTGATACGCGGAAATAGTCATTTCTCAAACGGTAAATTGCAACGAATACAAACGGAAAGAATTAACGAGAAAATTGATCCCGGAATTGTGTGCAAGTCTATTCATACGGTGGCGATTTAGCCCTCTCTTCCGGCTACTGCATTACGCCGCTGGTCCGGCTCAGCTTTCGTAGTACATATAAATTATGGCGGCGGAGGCCAAATGAAACCCATCTACGATGCCTCGAGCGAGACAAATATTACATTATTATAAGTGCATCGTAGCGTGCAACGTTATTAGATTTATGTACCAAAAAATACTCCCAAAACTCGATTATCACATATATACCGACTCGATGGTACAATTTAAAACCATTAAATATATAAATTCGCCAAGTTATTAGGCGAGACGTGGTAGGGGGATGGGGATGACGAAGGCGGCGCGCCATCGTTATTTTTGGTACGCCAATATGATTTtatacatttaaaattttaataacattttccCTGCGGAGTAAAACCGCGCCAAACTTCGTGCTTCATTGAATTCGATTATCGAAAACTTGCCTTGTTGTTACTTTTGCGCCGTCTTTGCTGGCGAACAAATCTTCgcagcaaatttctcaaaacccTTGCCATCGTATTACAAATTCCTCCTATCGTTGGCTTTCGCGCCTTCATCGTTCTCGTTGGTACGAGTGTAGTAGCAACACTACAGCTCGCCGAGTCATTCCTACTGAgaatataaatttaaataaactTTCGGGCGCAAATAAAATTATGCCTCGACTTTTCGATTCACTTTTTCCCTACTTCGTATACTGTTTATTTCGCTGTTGCtggagtaaaaataaaaaaattaacgccGTCGGTGCTGTTACTGCTGGCTTACTTAGTCGTCGAGGAAAAACAACTTGCGCGTAaatagagaatttttgatttagggTATGAGTGAGGTGGGAGGAGGGGGATACTATGTGAAGATGAAGGAAAAACTTGCAAATCCGAAACTATAAAAATTTGTTAGACTTAATGCAATCACACGACAATTAGTTACTCATAAATAACCGAGAAAAAACGAATAGTCCGGCATATTACAATAGGAATaattattgcacccccccccccaatcatctGAGATGACTCTTTTTATTAAAGTggacatcttaaggaacattttagatcaaatattccaaa
The sequence above is a segment of the Planococcus citri chromosome 3, ihPlaCitr1.1, whole genome shotgun sequence genome. Coding sequences within it:
- the LOC135838812 gene encoding V-type proton ATPase 16 kDa proteolipid subunit c-like, with the translated sequence MAAENPMYTPFFGIMGSSSAIILSALGAAYGTAKSGTGIAAMSVMRPELIMKSIIPVIMAGIIAIYGLIVAILILNDIHGPEKYSLYRGFLHLGSGLSVGFSGLAAGFAIGIVGDAGVRGTAQQPRLYVGMILILIFAEVLGLYGLIVAIYTLMRS